The Cetobacterium somerae ATCC BAA-474 genome includes a window with the following:
- a CDS encoding bifunctional metallophosphatase/5'-nucleotidase, whose amino-acid sequence MKKLLLSFLLISSLVVAQEKATLLYFNDSHVIYPVVDKHGERGGVARAKTLVDSVKKENKNTIVLQGGDLGGGVLFGAVYHGFPMIEAFNKMPIDISNFGQHEFDFGVTEARNLVNKSKFQWISTNLKESSGKPFNNSKEYIVKKIGDFKVGFLGTTDGMETTIQTTEIYQEDIIKSIGENLEKLKKEKVDFIVLLTQSEPELNIEILEKYPEINAVLAEEKSEKYNFVTYVGEKPIVSPQGNMGSIVKIDIFKNKDGKIKQNLEFLPVDNSVPSDKEMLKLEEFYKEKLDRDLGTVIAKNNVKLDSGFGENHHARYEESNVGNLIADAYKNHFNTEIAFMNGGGIRANIESGDFRLRDAISILPFSNKVGAFKYSGKTIVEALEHGVSSVDKKAGRFLQVSGMEYSYNPKNEVGSRVSNVTINGKPIQLETIYTVALPLYIKNGGDGFQMLKNTMGVVEIDSEKNIDSDIFIDYVKKIKVLNPKLEGRIVVK is encoded by the coding sequence TTGAAAAAATTATTACTTAGTTTTTTACTTATTTCGTCATTGGTTGTTGCTCAAGAAAAAGCGACACTACTATATTTTAATGACTCTCATGTGATTTATCCAGTTGTAGATAAGCATGGAGAGAGAGGAGGAGTTGCTAGAGCTAAAACTTTAGTTGATTCTGTAAAAAAAGAAAATAAAAATACTATAGTGCTTCAAGGTGGAGATTTAGGAGGGGGAGTTTTATTTGGAGCTGTTTATCATGGATTTCCAATGATTGAAGCTTTTAATAAAATGCCTATAGATATTTCAAATTTTGGACAACATGAGTTTGATTTTGGAGTAACTGAAGCTAGAAACTTAGTTAATAAATCTAAGTTTCAATGGATAAGTACTAACTTAAAAGAAAGCTCAGGAAAGCCTTTTAATAATTCTAAAGAGTATATTGTAAAAAAGATAGGAGATTTTAAAGTTGGATTTCTAGGAACTACTGATGGAATGGAAACAACAATTCAAACAACTGAAATTTATCAAGAGGATATAATAAAAAGCATTGGAGAAAATTTAGAAAAACTAAAAAAAGAAAAAGTTGATTTCATAGTTCTTTTAACTCAATCAGAACCAGAGCTTAATATAGAGATTTTAGAAAAATATCCAGAAATAAATGCAGTATTAGCAGAAGAAAAATCTGAAAAATATAATTTTGTGACATATGTAGGAGAAAAGCCAATTGTCTCTCCACAAGGAAATATGGGATCTATTGTAAAAATTGATATATTTAAAAATAAAGATGGAAAAATAAAACAAAATCTAGAATTTTTGCCAGTGGATAATTCTGTTCCTTCAGATAAGGAGATGTTAAAATTGGAAGAGTTTTATAAAGAAAAATTAGATAGAGATTTAGGAACTGTTATTGCAAAAAACAATGTAAAACTAGATTCAGGATTTGGAGAGAATCATCATGCTAGATATGAGGAAAGTAATGTAGGAAATCTAATAGCAGATGCTTATAAAAATCACTTTAATACAGAGATTGCATTTATGAATGGTGGAGGAATTAGAGCAAATATAGAATCTGGAGATTTTAGATTAAGAGATGCAATATCAATTCTTCCATTTTCAAATAAAGTTGGTGCTTTTAAATATAGTGGAAAAACTATAGTAGAAGCATTGGAACATGGAGTTAGTAGTGTGGATAAGAAAGCTGGAAGATTTTTGCAGGTTTCAGGAATGGAATATAGTTATAACCCCAAAAATGAAGTGGGATCAAGAGTAAGCAATGTTACTATAAATGGTAAACCTATTCAATTAGAAACTATTTATACAGTTGCTCTTCCTTTATACATAAAAAATGGAGGAGACGGGTTTCAAATGTTAAAAAATACTATGGGAGTAGTAGAGATAGATTCAGAAAAAAATATTGATTCAGATATCTTTATTGATTA